Part of the Apostichopus japonicus isolate 1M-3 chromosome 18, ASM3797524v1, whole genome shotgun sequence genome, GCTTTTAAATGGTATTTACAGTCATTTGTTGCTCTTGAATGTTGTAGGTGAGGAATGTTTAGTATCTCTCTTTATGTAATACATGTTATCTTTACAGTATTCTTTCTAGCACCATTTAAACCACCATTGTGGATTACCACAATAAAAGGCAGTTAGGTTTACAATGTGACTTACATTCTATACACATTACAATCAGTTGTAAAGTTGATTCATGATTACACCACAGATCAATGATGctgattttttcttcttccactTCTGTTGTTGTGATTGATGTttaatgtatgtattgtatgtattgtatgtattgtattgtatgtattgtattgtattgtattgtattgtatgtattgtattgtatgtattgtattgtatgtattgtatgtattgtattgtatgtattgtatgtatctGATTGATGTTTAAAGTATGTATgcttgtattttagatcctcctacaagcCAGAACTCGCCAAGAAGCCTCatcggcttatcaaagccgcaagctgaccgaagtcagtttcatagattcatatttaacgtccatgattatgaattgtcaattgtaaacaactctgtaactggacaacatacatttatcttggagtgactcgaactcgggacctaatgattgaaaggcaccggcgttaaccactgagctaacactccttaatgTCCCATACAACACACAAAGAGTCACCTCTTCCCCacacaatccccccccccccccccaacagatATTGAATAATAACAAAGGCAAAATAGACACAAGTTGAACAATAACTGGGGGAATGGCTTTTGTGAACAATGTTGTTACAAAACCTGGGAAAGAACAGAAActtccatcccctccccactTCCCCTAGCTCAAAAAGTTAAGAATAGACAAAAACCTTGTTTATAAACCTTTTCATGCATCCTGACTGCATAGACACCACTGCACATGGTAAGAGACAACTGTTTGCAGTGATCCAAACCTTTGATAGATTATTTTTTGGCAACAAATTCTTACCTGATACTGGCCAATTCCAAGGTGCTTTGGTTCAATCTTTACAAGTTCAGCAAGAGGATTTTGAAGCCTTCTTGCAATGGAAACTGAAAAGGAAAACATGATTttgcaaaaaattcaaaaagtgAAGAAAACCTTGAAAAACTTTATATCTAGATatgttttgatacattttgctgttttctttcaaatttctgtACTAGAGTGAAAGTGAGACTTTCTCTCAGggcaaattcatttcaaaatgacaacttgaatatttattaaacaCTGCTGCTATATTGACTTAAGGAATCACATGCCCCTTTGCTGAACTTCAGGACAACATAAGGATGAGAAAATAAGCAAATTAATATAAGGACTTAAATTTAAGGGTTCATCATGTTGCAAAATGGGAGTTAAAGGTACTCATAAAATGTGAATGcgaaatttaaattttcaaggGTCGAATCAAAGGTAGGGAGAATGTATTCATTGAAATGGCTTAATGCTGCATATTATTGTTGTATAGGTCTTGTATTTCCCACCATGCAAAACAAACTTGATAAAGGATGTATTGTTTATCCTGATAAAGGAGTAGAGAAAACCATACCACACTGAAAGTCATATGTTAATTGTAAGACAGCATAGAAAATCTTCTTCCATTGGAATGATGTCAGAGTTTCattattcatgaatatgcaagacAAAAGACTTGATTAAGAGTTAAGACTCAATGACTGCATCTGATGCTTAGGTCAAGCCTTGGTACAACAGCTATggaaaatgttgtaaataaagACTATGTGTTGACAGCTGgattgtaatattgtaatttatttaaCATCGGTGGTGTGACAACAGTAAATCAGACTACATTTCGTGTGCCGTCATCTACTTCTTGTGATATGTTACAATGCAGCCACCTTAAAGGGATAACGAAGGCAAGGAttaaagacaatttatattattcagtaacctcaaaactatctaatttgatttatttcgttTTTCTTGAGAAATTCTAATGAAATTGTTGTTTACTGACTGTGCTTTAGTACAGTATTTGTACGGAGAAAGTGCTACAGCTCGATTGAGTTGATCCTTTCTGACATCATCAATATGGAATATCAGGCGTATTGTGTAAACAATGGCGGCTTACTGTTGATTGTGGTTAGCTATGCCTTATTAGCCAGTTTTCAAAGCGAGCGTATTCAGTCCAACAAGCGGTTAAATTAAATAGCGAATATTagagagttttgaggttactgaataatatgaattgtctttgatccctgccttcgttattccATTAAAAAACTTGATGCGTAAATCTTGGAGGCTTACCTGCGCTTCTAATGTTGGGATCCAAATCAGGCATCTCTTCGATGGCTAAAGGAGACACACTGTAGATTGAAGCTCCATTCTCATTAACAATGCTGTAACACGAACAATTATTAtgttatgacatcacatatgagacgtgatatatatgttatgaaaaatgatatgaaatcTTATATAGATACCATACGATATGATGTGACATGATTTGATATGGTATATGGTATGACATGTGATAGTActtgatatcatatgatatgacATTTATGATAAGTCATGATATGCTGCTATGTGACTTAGTTCAGACTTAGATCATCCCAAAGCATCTATATCCACATCAAGCCCCTGCTAATGTACTCCAATCCAAAAGCAATACCAGCCCCCAAGATATTAGGTTAGAGTACAGTCAAATTTGAAATCCATAACTTTCTCAACTCAACGAAGGCTCGTTTTTAACCCAGTGATTGGTTAAGACAGCAGTTCATACCCACATTGAAAGACTGATCTAGTGGTCAACAACCCCAAGAGTATGTGTCTTTATCCGAACTGACATCTTATCTTACACAAATCTCATCCAGCTTAGCAGGGAGaaatttttcctttaaaatataACTCATGATTCGACTAACATTACCAGAAGGTCGATCAAATAGAGGACATCTAGAAATGAACTTACCAGTAACTACAGTTCAGGGGTCTGAGTTCAGGGGTCTGGAGTATTCTCGAAACGAATACTTCCGTCTCGCGGCAGGCAGTTCCATTTCCGATGGCAATGGTTTGGCACCTGatatgaaaacaaagagaaaagacTTTGGTTCCTTGGCtaatttaaataagaaaagatttttgaaagtgaaaatgGAACAGTTTTCTACTAATGTAAgtcattttatgatttttcttaATCTTACGTTCAAGTAGTGGAAAAGAGAAGTGTACaggttttttgtgttttttttgttggtgATATGTAAAAAGCCTGTTCTTCAACTTTGCATTTGCGTAACATTTTTGGCCATATTGGTACGTGGAAAGCTTAGTGTTAACTCACTTAAAGGTGGAGTAtacttttaaaggcattgaagactccccccaaactgcgctctgaaaaagttaactatccgttgcttgcaagtgaagttttctgcttgtcgctacaaaatgcagacagtaatgaaacgcgataccttgttatcttcagctggacctgagatgtccatcgctgtatcatttgtacactgtgctgtgggtattgatcgcagctgtatgtactgactgtacactagtgtctaattactgaaggtagcaagctgtgtgcatattttctgggatcgatggtggtgtctaacatttctgttacacctcattcgaaactaggtcagattaccggcattagacgtttcttttgcgtgagtcttcacataCTTTAAGTAAGAGTATGCATGACAGAAAGCTTAGAAGAAGGTAATACTTCTATACACAATACTCAAGGTAGAGTTTACTTACTTAAAGGTGGACAGGTATCTGATAAGCATAGCAGAGCTGTTATTGGGGAAACGAAGATAAAAGACACCAGTCTGTAGTATTTCACCTGTAACAAGAATAAAATGAGTTAAAGATAAAAGACACCAGTCTGTAGTATTTCACCTGTAACAAGAATAAAATGAGTTGCAGATGACCTAACTATTAAAAGCAGGGGGTAAAACTAAGGTTCCTGATTGTTTCATtcagacaccatgtttgtttttagactTACTTCTTTGAGAAATGATGGCGACTTTACAGCCATGGCTAAAGCCCGGGTCAATCGCCATGATTGTTTTCCCTAATATCGGTGGGGACATCAAGAGATGCTTCAAGTTGGAACCAAAGATAGCTAATGACTCACTCTGGGCATTCTTGGTCAGACCTGATCTGGAAGAAGAAGATAATATAATCATGAAAGATAAGGGTTTTAACAGATCTATACcttgaaaaaggaaaaatgctATATTCTTCTGCCAAAAATCGATGAAAACTGATTAACACTTTGCAAATGAGAAACATAACATTACCTTTATGggatacaatttttttcttgaaggggggggggggggcagggaggggtTAAATGGTTGCTATTTTGCGAATCAGTTATCACAAGGACCTCTTACTTAGATTGAGAGATACAAAATTAAGTGCCAATATAACATAACTTTTATCACAATGAGGCTAGGTAAGACCCAATTCAAAGTGCAACTTGAAAGCAATTCAACTCAAACGCGACTGATGAAAAGACATGGAAGATCATGGCTATTTAAGGCAATGCGCATGATGTGCTTATCAGACTATGATTGATCAAGATTATGCCAGTTTAGAGTGGCATCGCCTTCAGTGATGAAAGCTTGGCCATTTCGAAATGGAAGTGCTTCACGACGACTACAACCCAATTCCAACAAAGGTAAACTAACCCATGGAAATCTTTTTGCACCTGACCTCAACGACCATTGACTGTCAGCAGAGAACAGATGTGTGCGCTAATCTGTAATTCAATGTATGGGGGGTCAGCTTTGTGGCAATGGGTCTTgacatttataaaatataagGTCATGACAGTCGATTAGAGCTGTATTCAGTCGGGCGGTATTTGTCTTGCTTAGAGAAGATTACCGATACATAACTTCTAGTTAACAAGTTACCTGATTTCACGAATCAGACGTGGTAACAGGAGCCTCTCGTAGACATCCAAGAAAGTGGCTTTCCATAGCTTGTACTCGTCCGTAGTGGCATCTGGAGGGGTCCACTTTCTCACGATGAAACTGTCAAATCTGCGAACCGCTCTGTCAGGGAATGTCACTTTCACTGACATTACGCCATTTTTCTCAGCTCGGTTAATGGCAAGGACCTTTGCAAATTGACAGTATAGTAATATAGGGAGGGAAAGAAAATGACCATAGCAGTAGCTGgttgtgttgctatggtaacatctcTTGTCATCAAACATGCTTAGAGAGAAACCCTTCCATTGTAAGAATGTTGCATAAGATGTTTgaaaattgtatgtatgtatgtatgtatgtatgtatgtatgtatgtattttagatcctcctgcaagcaggatcTCGCGGAGAAgccctcattggcttatcaaagccgcaagctgaccaaagtcagtctcttacattcatatttaacgtccatgattatgaattgttaattgtcaacaactctgttactggacgacatacattaatctgggagtgactcggaccgggaccttatgattgaaaggcaccagcgttaaccactgagctaacactccactgaaAATTGGATTGCGATGACCAATATTGTTGGTCTTACATGATACCTTGAAATATAGACAATAAATGAAACCCTAATATACCTTTCCGACATGGTTGTAAACCAGACGTTCTCGATTAATATTCTACGAGAACCAGTGTAAAACATTGGAAGAAGCAAATTCAAGAGGGAATCAAATCTCGCTAACCCTAGACTGAGCAATGAGCATGGTAAGACTGTACAGTACTCTACGACCTTATTGGTCAATGTTCGTCCACTGGCCGGATTGAAAACTTTTGACAGCCACATTTTTGCTGCCTATCGACAATGTTTGCATTAGATCCACTTAACCccaggtgtgggggggggttgttatttgtaaataattatttcCAAATCCAGATTACCATTGCTACTTGTTTTATCTTACGTAGAGGGGTATACCACTTCACGAGCTTGTAGTAGCTTTCTGGTAGAACTCCTGAACCATTCTTTCTTATCttattgttatcattttgcATTGGTATTCTGTGGTTCAAATAAAGTTCGAGTCAATACAGATAACGAACAACCTTCAGTGTGGCTTACGTGAAAAGATTGGATGTCTCTCAGAGGGAAAAATTTTCTCCTGAAGTACACATCAAAATTTTCTGAGAGAGAAGCATGGGATTCTGACGCAGTCTTGGCTTTCTTTGGGTCTTTCTCATTTTTGTCTAATCTCACTTTTGCCGGTGTGACTACGATCATTGACTCACGATCTGTTGATCTGTGAGCAGAAGAAAAAGATAAGCGTTCCTAACCCTTTCTTCCAAGTTTTCTTTTACAGTATCCTCAAGGTTCAAATAGAAGATTGGAAAGTGAGGCTGTAAATAGGGCCACTTGTAAGTTGAGAGAGTATATACTGGTAAAGCTCTACACCAAGTTTTGGTATAAGCTAAAAAGCTCTGTGAAATGAAAGGGCAAAGAGCTGCAAACTTAGAGATACTCTACAGAGTTAACGTCGACAGGTTTTGTCCATCATTGTTTTGCTCTCTTTACTAAAACAACTTTCCACATCAAGCTGATTTTAAGTGTAGAGCAATTAACATTCAATTAATATTCATCACAAATCTGGATCCTACAATCTTAATTAGACCCAGCACTTGTTCAGtcataacataaaaaaataaaaaaaacataaaaaaaaacacaactgtGGCATTTGACTGATATTTGGAAATACCAacaaattattgttattaagtagataattaattcatgaaaataaaagtaaCTTACATCTCCTTAAGTTGCTCTAAAGTTTCCTTGTCACTGGCAATGATCTCAGCAATAATGTGCATGATACCATTCTGTACCGCGGTTACATCTTCTTTCCCTAGAGAGGTGATATTTGCAGAAGTGTAAAAGATTGTTTTCCTGTTATTACGTAAAACAGTGGCATGACAAAGCAATCATACATGTGTCTCTCAGTTATTCTAGGCATCCTTTTTTGCTCATGAGTATAAATGAAGGGAGCAATTACGTTCTCTCTCTCTAAGTAGGACTACGCTCTGCCTCTTACGTTACCAAATAAAGAAGTCTGGAACTATAATAGTGAGAGGCGTTACTATTATTTGTCTATGTGTTTGTTCCAACCATAGACAGACGTCACAATAAAAACCATAATACGGTAGGACCATCAGAAAGGGAGCAGATAAGGGGGAATGTTCACCAGTGCAGCAAAGTACCGACAGTATTCTGAGGCTTTCATTCAGCAAATTTTGTTTAACTTAGGTTAATAGACTGTTTGAACTGTACAACAAATTCGACAAGCAGAAAGCAATCATAATTTCATGGCATGCTACATTAACATTTCGATATAGTTCCCTTTTCCATcttccaaaaacaaaaacagttctTGTTTAAGGTTGTTTTAGCTAGCGTGTATCATCccttccctcctccccttcTCCTTCCCTCCTGATTTCCCTTCGGAACTGAACGTTTTCTATTGTTGTTGCTGGAATGGTAGTACTGACTTTCAAtaaaaaatcccccaaaacaagGGAATTAAACcagcagagaaaaaaaaataaagaaaaggtaGATTATCAAAGAGATTCGACTGATTTGTTAATACCTTTGGTTTTTGGATCTACAAGGAGTTTGAAGTTCATCCGTCCACCTTTCATGAATTTCTTTGCTGCATCTTCCAAACCGGAGGCCTTAGCTCTCTCTGCAAGGGACTTCTTACTGGCAGGTTTGAATGGTGAAAACTGGAACAGACAGGGATATAAAAATGTGTCAAAATTAATTATATACTTTCATTACTTTGTGTGCTTATATGAATACTTTCCATGGGTCACCAGAACACAATAACAGCTATTCTCTTTGCCACTGATCTCTATACTTATGTTTCTATGATGAAGGCAATTTACTGAGGCACTTTATCATAAAGaaaaaagctgcagcagctgcaaaatcccTTGCAGCAATGCTGAagtaatattataaaacaatggagatTATCTGTACAAACCTGCAGTGcatattgtgtgaaactgcacgGTCTATTGTCCAAAACTGCACAACCTAATAGGCTACACAAAAGACTATCTCACACAGCCTGCCTGCAGCCTCATCAGTATTCTACTTTTGACACAATGCTTAAATGGAACTATAAAATTGGAACTCTTTTTACGTAAGAAAGATCATCCATCAGAACAGTATCATCCAGACCAAACTGATGTTCTTAACTGTTTCAGATGGGATGTTTTCAAATTATGTGTTTGTAAAGATACATTCCCAAAAACAAACCTGGAATACTACATGTAACATGAGTGTATTCAAGCATGATATTAATCCTCCACCATCCCTacccctttcccccccccctctccctccctaaTCCAACATCATAATTCAACATCTCAACTTACCACACATTCAATTTCAGAGACAGTTGTTGTTCTCTGAAGATCTCTTAGAATGGTTGATGTTAGCTTCCCTTTGGCCTGTATCTGTTTGGCGACATATGCTGCCTTTGCTTGAACATCTCTGAgtgaataataatgatattaaagggAAGATAAAGAACAGGGATAACCTGGTACCGTAAAATGGTTCTAAATCAACAGTTGATCAGTTCCAGTGAAGAACAGGACAATGTCTATGATCAACAATCACAACCGTCCTTTAagataaatatgaaatttaaaagagAGTAGAAAAATGATAGACAAACCACAATTTCAATGTGTCTGATCACAGCTTTAGTATATATGTAAACTGTGAATGACAGTGCTGTCCCATATGGGTCAAGTAGTTGAGAATAGTTAATAGAGAATATATCTACAGTGTAGtaaattgatattaatattaatttaaaaaaatatataaaaaaaggaaaatctaaAGCTGTTGATGGTATATACGCTGTGATATGGAAGAGGCCAAGGTCATCAGTTACTTATTGCTCAAATTTCAGACAATTTTGATGCAAACATGATTCTGCAGCTTTTGACTTCAAATCATGAAATGAGAAAATTTACAACACACACAGGTTATAACAGTGCAGGTTTTTGCTTACTTCAGTTCTTGTAGCAACCGAGCAACATCCCTCAGTTTTTCCACATCCATGTTGTTGGACTGTTGTCGCCGATACCGAGCAATGAACGGGATGGTCTGTGCCATCTCTAACATGTCTATGGTATTTTGGACTGCAGTTCTGTCAAGATCTGTTTCCTCTGCAATCACATCTGCTATCTCCCATTCGACTTTGAAAGGTTTCGATTCGGTTATGAGGATCTTTGATGACCCAGCAACAGATGTCATCTTGAAATCTGTAGAAGCAGAAGAAAACTAAATCAGTGAACCAATGTCTTACAAGCTTTATCAGtattacagtatactgtaccgCCTGATTTTTTCAATATTACCGATCTTCCAATAACATGACCTTGAAAT contains:
- the LOC139958345 gene encoding S1 RNA-binding domain-containing protein 1-like isoform X2 produces the protein MDIQILYHFKMTSVAGSSKILITESKPFKVEWEIADVIAEETDLDRTAVQNTIDMLEMAQTIPFIARYRRQQSNNMDVEKLRDVARLLQELKDVQAKAAYVAKQIQAKGKLTSTILRDLQRTTTVSEIECVFSPFKPASKKSLAERAKASGLEDAAKKFMKGGRMNFKLLVDPKTKGKEDVTAVQNGIMHIIAEIIASDKETLEQLKEISTDRESMIVVTPAKVRLDKNEKDPKKAKTASESHASLSENFDVYFRRKFFPLRDIQSFHVLAINRAEKNGVMSVKVTFPDRAVRRFDSFIVRKWTPPDATTDEYKLWKATFLDVYERLLLPRLIREIRSGLTKNAQSESLAIFGSNLKHLLMSPPILGKTIMAIDPGFSHGCKVAIISQRSEILQTGVFYLRFPNNSSAMLIRYLSTFKCQTIAIGNGTACRETEVFVSRILQTPELRPLNCSYCIVNENGASIYSVSPLAIEEMPDLDPNIRSAVSIARRLQNPLAELVKIEPKHLGIGQYQHDLPKGPLEKTLESVVEECVSFVGVDINSCSAELLRYVAGIGQAMAAKIIKHRVCEGPFINRSQLQEVKGLGKKTFQQCAGFIRVSPSETPENKTEDKVDSKTSSEIHQCRGKKRKHHETLSHNPLDTTWIHPESYEAAERLVSIIGLSTADVGSSKMKQMLDKILRNAGDETLADNIGVDVHTLKIIMDGLKSPSNFDIRSDFSEPVFKKGVTSADDLRIGTKLTGQVVNVVGFGAFVDVGVGSDGLIHTSKMRGKLVVQGNKVEVCVDSISGSKGHHSKLKIGLQLLRVM
- the LOC139958345 gene encoding S1 RNA-binding domain-containing protein 1-like isoform X3, yielding MTSVAGSSKILITESKPFKVEWEIADVIAEETDLDRTAVQNTIDMLEMAQTIPFIARYRRQQSNNMDVEKLRDVARLLQELKDVQAKAAYVAKQIQAKGKLTSTILRDLQRTTTVSEIECVFSPFKPASKKSLAERAKASGLEDAAKKFMKGGRMNFKLLVDPKTKGKEDVTAVQNGIMHIIAEIIASDKETLEQLKEISTDRESMIVVTPAKVRLDKNEKDPKKAKTASESHASLSENFDVYFRRKFFPLRDIQSFHVLAINRAEKNGVMSVKVTFPDRAVRRFDSFIVRKWTPPDATTDEYKLWKATFLDVYERLLLPRLIREIRSGLTKNAQSESLAIFGSNLKHLLMSPPILGKTIMAIDPGFSHGCKVAIISQRSEILQTGVFYLRFPNNSSAMLIRYLSTFKCQTIAIGNGTACRETEVFVSRILQTPELRPLNCSYCIVNENGASIYSVSPLAIEEMPDLDPNIRSAVSIARRLQNPLAELVKIEPKHLGIGQYQHDLPKGPLEKTLESVVEECVSFVGVDINSCSAELLRYVAGIGQAMAAKIIKHRVCEGPFINRSQLQEVKGLGKKTFQQCAGFIRVSPSETPENKTEDKVDSSKTSSEIHQCRGKKRKHHETLSHNPLDTTWIHPESYEAAERLVSIIGLSTADVGSSKMKQMLDKILRNAGDETLADNIGVDVHTLKIIMDGLKSPSNFDIRSDFSEPVFKKGVTSADDLRIGTKLTGQVVNVVGFGAFVDVGVGSDGLIHTSKMRGKLVVQGNKVEVCVDSISGSKGHHSKLKIGLQLLRVM
- the LOC139958345 gene encoding S1 RNA-binding domain-containing protein 1-like isoform X1, which encodes MDIQILYHFKMTSVAGSSKILITESKPFKVEWEIADVIAEETDLDRTAVQNTIDMLEMAQTIPFIARYRRQQSNNMDVEKLRDVARLLQELKDVQAKAAYVAKQIQAKGKLTSTILRDLQRTTTVSEIECVFSPFKPASKKSLAERAKASGLEDAAKKFMKGGRMNFKLLVDPKTKGKEDVTAVQNGIMHIIAEIIASDKETLEQLKEISTDRESMIVVTPAKVRLDKNEKDPKKAKTASESHASLSENFDVYFRRKFFPLRDIQSFHVLAINRAEKNGVMSVKVTFPDRAVRRFDSFIVRKWTPPDATTDEYKLWKATFLDVYERLLLPRLIREIRSGLTKNAQSESLAIFGSNLKHLLMSPPILGKTIMAIDPGFSHGCKVAIISQRSEILQTGVFYLRFPNNSSAMLIRYLSTFKCQTIAIGNGTACRETEVFVSRILQTPELRPLNCSYCIVNENGASIYSVSPLAIEEMPDLDPNIRSAVSIARRLQNPLAELVKIEPKHLGIGQYQHDLPKGPLEKTLESVVEECVSFVGVDINSCSAELLRYVAGIGQAMAAKIIKHRVCEGPFINRSQLQEVKGLGKKTFQQCAGFIRVSPSETPENKTEDKVDSSKTSSEIHQCRGKKRKHHETLSHNPLDTTWIHPESYEAAERLVSIIGLSTADVGSSKMKQMLDKILRNAGDETLADNIGVDVHTLKIIMDGLKSPSNFDIRSDFSEPVFKKGVTSADDLRIGTKLTGQVVNVVGFGAFVDVGVGSDGLIHTSKMRGKLVVQGNKVEVCVDSISGSKGHHSKLKIGLQLLRVM